The following are from one region of the Brienomyrus brachyistius isolate T26 chromosome 4, BBRACH_0.4, whole genome shotgun sequence genome:
- the LOC125740289 gene encoding myoneurin-like encodes MPSLPHGQHLLDQLRKQRETGFLCDCTVAIGESRFRAHRNVLAAFSTYFSLHGTQEGPITVSLNPELVNEAAFEKLLDYMYTGELDVDSGNVAEICRAAQFLEMTEVVSECALLQEDVKPVQGVTLGTDECGVKVTTEGDPSSPEIHDPLEPEEDLDSSFQRDPVSESPDPSLQASRPVTRRGRKPRVRIDDSDVPTNSVRRTRAKAGQSLALGAFTDASNKDPDPSSGPMETQPESAAAIMDDGDFPERGSSPRKRATKRGRKRGQRKSVVLKENRRDETSPEEDGGEGDAPPAVAGRQRARVKPVCSTCGKTFSETSSLRRHLRIHKGVKPYECQLCGRAFRQGNQLKTHVRTHTGEKPYECTLCGKSFAQKCQLVFHCRMHHGEEKPYKCEVCGLQFATSSNFKIHSRKHSGEKPYECNCCGKHFAQASTLTYHMRRHTGEKPYVCDTCGKAFAVSSSLITHARKHTGETPYLCLVCGKTFMTSGELNKHFRSHTGTRRADCEFCGNSYTDVKYLRKHIAKLHKDEVAQDSKQIPFPLNIPIDHQSLIARAPPESVCTPAETAAVLTEPVVPTETQLIFIQTLN; translated from the exons ATGCCGTCCCTCCCTCACGGACAGCACCTGCTGGATCAACTGAGAAAGCAGCGCGAAACCGGCTTCCTATGCGACTGCACGGTGGCCATCGGGGAGTCGCGCTTCCGGGCGCACCGCAACGTGCTGGCGGCCTTTAGCACCTACTTCAGCCTGCATGGGACGCAGGAGGGACCCATCACCGTGTCCCTGAACCCAGAGCTGGTGAATGAGGCGGCGTTTGAGAAGCTCCTGGACTACATGTACACTGGGGAGCTTGACGTTGACAG tGGGAATGTGGCAGAGATTTGCAGGGCTGCCCAGTTCCTGGAGATGACAGAGGTTGTATCCGAGTGTGCACTGCTCCAGGAGGACGTTAAGCCAGTGCAAGGTGTAACCCTGGGGACAGACGAGTGTGGCGTCAAGGTTACTACTGAGGGTGACCCGTCTAGCCCGGAAATCCACGATCCCCTGGAGCCAGAGGAGGATTTGGACTCATCCTTTCAAAGGGACCCGGTGTCTGAGAGCCCGGATCCCAGCCTGCAGGCTTCTCGCCCAGTCACCAGACGGGGCAGGAAGCCCAGAGTCAGAATCGACGACAGTGATGTCCCTACAAATTCCGTTAGGCGCACGAGGGCCAAGGCAGGCCAGAGTCTGGCCCTGGGGGCATTCACTGACGCCAGTAATAAGGACCCCGATCCCTCCAGCGGACCTATGGAGACGCAACCGGAGTCCGCGGCCGCTATCATGGACGACGGCGACTTCCCGGAGCGGGGCTCATCTCCACGGAAACGCGCCACGAAGAGGGGGAGGAAGAGGGGTCAGAGGAAGAGTGTGGTGCTGAAAGAGAATCGCAGGGATGAGACCTCCCCTGAGGAGGATGGCGGCGAGGGGGACGCCCCCCCGGCAGTGGCGGGGCGACAGCGGGCCAGGGTGAAGCCCGTCTGCAGCACCTGCGGGAAGACGTTCTCAGAAACAAGCAGCCTGCGCAGACACCTGCGCATACACAAGGGCGTCAAGCCATATGAATGCCAGCTCTGCGGCCGTGCGTTCAGGCAGGGTAACCAGCTGAAGACGCACGTGCGGACCCATACAG GAGAGAAGCCCTATGAGTGCACACTGTGCGGCAAGAGCTTCGCCCAGAAGTGTCAGCTAGTCTTCCACTGCCGCATGCACCACGGCGAGGAGAAGCCCTACAAGTGTGAGGTGTGTGGGCTGCAGTTTGCCACCTCCAGCAACTTCAAGATACACAGCCG GAAACACAGTGGGGAAAAGCCATATGAGTGCAACTGCTGCGGGAAGCACTTTGCGCAGGCCAGCACGCTGACTTACCACATGCGGCGGCACACGGGCGAGAAACCCTACGTGTGCGACACCTGCGGCAAGGCCTTTGCCGTGTCCAGCTCACTGATCACGCACGCCAGGAAGCACACGG GTGAGACTCCCTACCTCTGCCTTGTATGTGGGAAGACCTTCATGACCTCTGGGGAACTCAACAAGCACTTCCGGTCCCACACGG GTACCCGACGTGCCGACTGCGAGTTCTGTGGGAACTCCTACACGGACGTGAAGTACCTCCGCAAACACATCGCCAAGCTCCACAAAG ACGAGGTGGCCCAGGACTCCAAACAGATCCCCTTCCCTCTCAACATCCCAATCGACCACCAATCCCTAATCGCCCGTGCCCCCCCGGAGTCTGTATGCACCCCAGCGGAGACGGCAGCAGTGCTGACGGAGCCAGTCGTCCCAACGGAGACGCAGCTCATTTTCATCCAGACCCTCAACTGA
- the lrrc34 gene encoding leucine-rich repeat-containing protein 34 — protein MVSLLQRYSTVCADLQLATSPDVLRVLRESGRSRSGIRLPGGCGRLRDDDVLALCVTLRQDVTVAGLDLRYNRVTDEGAQHLADLLQHNVAIEHLDLMCNDIEAEGAELLANSLHGNSTLRSLRMAGNKIASRGSMRFAAMLQVNSTLRALDMSDCDLDTQSLIGFTIVLSTNKSIQAVDLSRPLLFSHQEETMVHLARMLQVNQHLQELHLGQHGMTDSGVERLCEALRRNSVLRYLDLRCNCITRDGAKCLAEILRHNSTLEILDLSSNRIEDDGAGHLSKAIAQHNRSLRALSVTSNSIASRGLLLLTEAMQVNPSLSHIYIWGNKLEEPLCTAVSSLLQSGRLCQEATDVSLYEVDGQQCLAEVFHGLRRHYYWTSNFDVHGDSAANSALVLMGWDTMF, from the exons ATGGTGAGCCTTCTCCAGCGTTACTCCACCGTCTGCGCCGACCTCCAGCTGGCCACCAGCCCGGACGTGCTGCGGGTTCTGCGTGAAAGCGGACGGTCACG CAGCGGGATTCGGCTGCCGGGCGGCTGCGGGCGGCTCAGAGACGACGATGTGCTCGCTTTGTGCGTGACCCTGCGCCAAGACGTGACTGTGGCAG GCCTGGACTTGCGGTACAATAGAGTCACAGATGAAGGAGCCCAGCACTTGGCAGACCTCCTGCAG CACAACGTAGCCATCGAGCATCTCGATCTCATGTGCAATGACATCGAGGCTGAAGGCGCAGAGCTGCTGGCAAATTCTCTGCAT GGGAACAGCACTCTGCGGTCACTGAGGATGGCAGGGAACAAGATAGCGAGCAGGGGCTCGATGCGTTTTGCTGCCATGTTGCAGGTCAACTCAACGCTGCGGGCGCTGGACATGTCGGACTGTGATCTG GATACGCAGAGTCTGATTGGCTTCACCATCGTCCTGAGTACCAACAAGAGCATCCAGGCCGTGGACCTCAGCCGCCCGCTGCTGTTCAGCCACCAG GAGGAAACAATGGTGCACCTTGCACGCATGCTCCAAGTGAACCAGCACCTACAGGAGTTGCACCTGGGCCAGCATGGCATGACAGACTCCGGCGTGGAGAGGCTGTGCGAAGCTCTGAGGCGCAATTCAGTCCTCCGTTACTTGGACCTCCGCTG CAATTGTATCACACGTGATGGAGCAAAGTGTCTGGCAGAGATTCTGAGGCACAACAGCACCCTGGAGATCCTCGACTTGTCCTCGAACCGGATAGAAGACGACGGGGCAGGGCACCTGAGCAAGGCCATCGCACAGCACAACCGCAGCCTGCGAGC ATTGTCAGTCACCAGCAACAGCATTGCCTCCCGGGGCCTGCTGCTCCTCACTGAGGCTATGCAGGTCAACCCCTCCCTGTCTCACATCTACATCTGGGGCAACAAGCTAGAGGAGCCCCTGTGCACG GCTGTGTCTAGCCTTCTCCAGAGTGGCCGTCTGTGCCAGGAGGCCACAGATGtttccctgtatgaggtggacgGCCAACAGTGCCTGGCGGAGGTTTTTCACGGCCTTAGGAGACATTATTACTGGACGTCCAACTTCGATGTACATGGAGACTCAGCCGCCAACTCCGCCCTCGTGCTGATGGGATGGGACACGATGTTTTGA
- the LOC125739944 gene encoding C-C motif chemokine 20-like isoform X1, with protein MSSSWSYSAALLMLVTLHLLLSRTESAASCCVGYSSKRLPCYKLKRYTIQPITGTCDIVAVIFHTKKGGFICANPLQHWTLNRMKCLHERAQARKMRISSRG; from the exons ATGTCCTCCTCCTGGAGCTACAGTGCAGCTCTGCTGATGCTCGTTACTCTGCACCTGCTCCTCTCCAGGACTGAGTCAG CAGCGAGCTGCTGTGTTGGGTACTCCTCCAAACGCCTGCCCTGCTACAAGCTGAAGCGCTACACCATCCAGCCCATAACAGGCACCTGTGACATCGTGGCAGTCAT TTTCCATACGAAAAAGGGCGGGTTCATCTGTGCAAATCCCTTGCAGCACTGGACCCTGAACAGAATGAAGTGCCTTCA TGAAAGGGCGCAAGCCAGGAAAATGCGCATCTCCAGTCGAGGTTAA
- the LOC125739944 gene encoding C-C motif chemokine 20-like isoform X2, which translates to MSSSWSYSAALLMLVTLHLLLSRTESASCCVGYSSKRLPCYKLKRYTIQPITGTCDIVAVIFHTKKGGFICANPLQHWTLNRMKCLHERAQARKMRISSRG; encoded by the exons ATGTCCTCCTCCTGGAGCTACAGTGCAGCTCTGCTGATGCTCGTTACTCTGCACCTGCTCCTCTCCAGGACTGAGTCAG CGAGCTGCTGTGTTGGGTACTCCTCCAAACGCCTGCCCTGCTACAAGCTGAAGCGCTACACCATCCAGCCCATAACAGGCACCTGTGACATCGTGGCAGTCAT TTTCCATACGAAAAAGGGCGGGTTCATCTGTGCAAATCCCTTGCAGCACTGGACCCTGAACAGAATGAAGTGCCTTCA TGAAAGGGCGCAAGCCAGGAAAATGCGCATCTCCAGTCGAGGTTAA